The following are from one region of the Vicugna pacos chromosome 9, VicPac4, whole genome shotgun sequence genome:
- the LOC102542411 gene encoding guanylate-binding protein 5 — MSPVIHMPEPLCLIKNANGRLVANPKALAILSAIMQPVVVVAIVGLCRTGKSYLMNRLAGKSKGFSIGSTVQPHTKGIWMWCVPHPKKSDHTLVLLDTEGLGDIEKGDKKNDTQIFVLALLLSSTFVYNTMNKIDQRDIDLLHYVTELSGLLRTVSSPDLDGIEDAADFVSICPDLVWTLRDFYLDLEAHGQLITADEYLENSLRPKQGTDQGLPNFNLPRLCVQKSFPVKKCFTFYLPTLRKKLAQLETLHDDDLDPEFVQQVADFCSYIFSHSNAKTLLGGIKVNGSRLETLVLTYVNAISSGDLPCMEDAVLALAEIENLAAVQKAIAHYDQQMFQKVQLPTETLQELQDLHRASEREAIEVFMKNSFKDVDQSFQKKLETLLEARQEDFHKRNLEASLDRCSALLQDIFHPLEGDVKRGIYSKAGGHRLYVQKTEELKAKYYQEPRKGIQAEEALQKYLQSKESVRDRILQTDLALTEREKEMEEARVKAEVLKAEEQRMWVAVLRQYQQMMEQRERLLQEQVRQMERNRMFQHPLQKRALDLRHHCQILWKITEKLEFCMKINEFLRVAEKTFAEEKAKRESSEKEKKLHEQKVKKLLKKCENLTRAFMEFKAKMTEEIRVRESLLKEMNERIKRLKAFGGATV; from the exons ATGTCCCCAGTGATCCACATGCCAGAACCCTTGTGCCTCATTAAGAACGCTAATGGGCGGCTGGTGGCTAATCCGAAAGCTCTGGCCATCCTGTCTGCCATCATGCAGCCTGTGGTGGTGGTGGCCATCGTGGGCCTCTGCCGCACAGGCAAATCCTACCTGATGAACAGGCTGGCTGGGAAGAGCAAGG GCTTCTCTATCGGATCCACAGTGCAGCCTCACACCAAGGGCATCTGGATGTGGTGTGTGCCTCACCCCAAGAAGTCAGACCACACCCTGGTTCTTCTTGACACCGAGGGACTCGGTGACATAGAGAAG GGTGACAAGAAGAATGACACCCAGATATTTGTACTGGCACTGCTACTAAGTAGCACCTTTGTATACAATACCATGAACAAAATTGACCAGAGGGATATCGACCTCTTGCA CTATGTGACGGAGCTGTCAGGTCTGCTCAGAACAGTATCCTCACCTGATCTTGATGGGATAGAAGATGCAGCTGACTTTGTGAGCATCTGTCCAGACTTAGTGTGGACTCTGAGAGATTTCTACCTTGACCTGGAAGCACATGGGCAACTTATCACAGCAGACGAGTACCTGGAAAATTCACTGAGGCCAAAGCAAG gCACGGATCAAGGTCTTCCAAATTTTAATTTGCCCCGTCTGTGTGTACAGAAATCCTTTCCAGTGAAGAAatgctttactttttatttacccACTCTTCGAAAGAAGCTTGCCCAGCTTGAGACACTGCATGATGACGACCTGGATCCTGAATTTGTACAACAAGTGGCAGATTTCTGTTCCTACATCTTCAGCCATTCTAATGCTAAAACTCTTTTGGGAGGCATTAAGGTTAATGGATCCC GTCTAGAGACCCTGGTGTTGACCTACGTCAATGCCATCAGCAGTGGGGATCTGCCCTGCATGGAGGATGCAGTCCTGGCCTTGGCAGAGATTGAGAACTTAGCTGCAGTGCAAAAGGCCATTGCCCACTATGACCAGCAGATGTTCCAGAAGGTGCAGCTTCCCACAGAAACCCTCCAGGAGCTGCAGGACCTGCATAGGGCCAGTGAGAGAGAGGCCATTGAAGTCTTCATGAAGAACTCTTTCAAGGATGTGGACCAAAGTTTCCAGAAAAAACTGGAA ACCCTGCTAGAAGCCAGACAGGAGGACTTCCATAAACGGAACTTGGAGGCATCACTGGACCGTTGCTCAGCTTTACTTCAGGATATTTTTCATCCTCTGGAAGGAGATGTGAAGCGGGGGATTTATTCAAAAGCAGGGGGGCATCGTCTCTACGTTCAGAAGACAGAAGAGCTGAAGGCAAAGTACTATCAGGAGCCCAGGAAAGGAATACAG GCTGAGGAAGCTCTGCAGAAATATCTACAGTCCAAGGAGTCTGTGAGGGATCGCATTTTGCAGACAGACCTGGCtctcacagaaagagaaaaggagatggaag AGGCACGTGTAAAAGCAGAGGTTCTAAAGGCTGAAGAACAAAGAATGTGGGTGGCAGTTCTAAGGCAGTACCAGCAAATGATGGAGCAGAGGGAGAGGCTCCTTCAGGAACAAGTCAGACAAATGGAGAGAAACAGGATGTTCCAGCATCCATTGCAAAAGAGGGCCCTGGACCTGAGACATCACTGCCAG ATCTTATGGAAGATAACAGAGAAACTAGAATTCTGCATGAAGATAAATGAGTTCCTTCGTGTTGCAGAAAAGACCTTCGCAG AAGAGAAAGCCAAAAGAGAGTcatctgaaaaggaaaagaaacttcaTGAGCAAAAGGTTAAAAAGCTGCTGAAAAAATGTGAGAACCTAACGAGAGCCTTCATGGAATTTAAAGCCAAAATGACAGAGGAGATAAGAGTGAGAGAGAGCCTTCTGAAGGAGATGAATGAGAGGATTAAGAGGCTCAAG GCGTTTGGCGGTGCCACTGTGTAG
- the LOC140698552 gene encoding thymosin beta-4-like, with protein MSDKPDMAGIEKVGKLKLKKTETQEKNPLPPKETTEQEKQARES; from the coding sequence ATGTCTGACAAACCCGATATGGCTGGGATTGAGAAAGTTGGTAAGttgaaattgaagaagacagaaaCGCAAGAGAAAAATCCACTGCCTCCCAAAGAGACGACTGAACAGGAGAAGCAAGCACGCGAGTCGTAA